ATAAGGCTCAAGCCGATAAATTGTAAAGGAATCGTCCGTAAAGGTTTTCCGGATCCTTTCAAATCCGGGGAACCGATTTACCGAATTTGCCTATGAGTCAAGAGGGAGATAAGCGACAAAATTGTACTCCGGAATTTTCGGTTCCCATCCATAGGTTTCCTGAATCTTCCGTTCCAATCCCTCGGCGCCACCCTTTTCCCCGTGAACGATATATATCCTAGGGTTGGATCCTCTTAGATCCGATAGCCAATCGACAAGTTCCGCTTGATCCGCGTGTGCCGAGAATCCGTCTATGATATCGACGCTACATCGGACAGGATGCCATTTTCCGCGTATTTTAATTTCTTTTTCCCCATCCAAGAGATTCCTTCCACGAGTTCCTTCCGCCTGGTATCCCGCGAGCAAAACCAAGGAATTGGGATCTTTCAGAGTCTCCTCTAAATATGTAAGTACTCGCCCTCCGGTTGCCATCCCGCTTCCCGCGATTACGATCTTAGGGCCCATTAAAGTGGAAATATGCTTGGTTTCATCCGCGTGTTGCACGATCGAAATTTGTTCGCACATCGCGTCCAAGTCCGATTTATTAATCTTATGCCAATCCGCTCCGTAACGACGAAAGATTTCCAGAATATGAAGCCCCATCGGAGAATCCATATAAACGGGCGTCGGAGGAATTCTTCCTTCAATCCTCAATTTCCAAAGCAGATACATGAGAAGCTGAGTCCGCTCGACAGCGAAGCTTGGAATGATTATGCTTCCTTTTTTTTCCGCGAATTCGTTTATCAACGATGCTAATTTATTCTCGGACTTTCCCGAATGAAGCCTATTACCGTACGTAGATTCGATCAAAAGCAAATCCGCATGTTTCGGCTTTTCGGGAGGAAACAAGAGCGGATCGTCTTTTCTTCCTAAATCTCCGGAAAACAAAAACGTCTTCCCGTTAACTTGGATCTCGATCGAACTGGCGCCGAGAATATGTCCTGCATAAAAAAAACGGGCTCGTATCCGCGGGAACAAGTCGAACCAAACGCCGATTTCCCGTCTGCGAAAGAAAGAAATGGTCTTTTCTACATCCTTTATTTCATAAAGAGGTAAAGCAGGCAAATGCTTCGAATACCCGTGACGATTTGCAGCCTCCGCGTCTTCTTCTTGCAGATGGGCGCTGTCTTTTAAAATGATCTCGGCTACGTCGAGGGTAGGAGCGGTTGCCAAAATGTTTCCTGAAAATCCCGATTTCACCAACCTAGGTAAGTAACCTGTGTGATCCAAATGTCCGTGAGTCAAAAGGATAACATCGATTCGTTCAGCCTCCGTCGGAAGAACATCCCAATTTCGTAAGCGCAATTCCTTAATGCCTTGGAATAATCCGCAATCGATCAAAATATTTTTGCCGAATACGGTAAGGAGGTATTTAGATCCGGTGACGGTGCCGACAGCTCCTAAAAATCGTAAGCTTGCGATTTCGGAATTCATAGAAAGAATTATCCTTTATTAATATATT
The Leptospira inadai serovar Lyme str. 10 genome window above contains:
- a CDS encoding MBL fold metallo-hydrolase RNA specificity domain-containing protein, which gives rise to MNSEIASLRFLGAVGTVTGSKYLLTVFGKNILIDCGLFQGIKELRLRNWDVLPTEAERIDVILLTHGHLDHTGYLPRLVKSGFSGNILATAPTLDVAEIILKDSAHLQEEDAEAANRHGYSKHLPALPLYEIKDVEKTISFFRRREIGVWFDLFPRIRARFFYAGHILGASSIEIQVNGKTFLFSGDLGRKDDPLLFPPEKPKHADLLLIESTYGNRLHSGKSENKLASLINEFAEKKGSIIIPSFAVERTQLLMYLLWKLRIEGRIPPTPVYMDSPMGLHILEIFRRYGADWHKINKSDLDAMCEQISIVQHADETKHISTLMGPKIVIAGSGMATGGRVLTYLEETLKDPNSLVLLAGYQAEGTRGRNLLDGEKEIKIRGKWHPVRCSVDIIDGFSAHADQAELVDWLSDLRGSNPRIYIVHGEKGGAEGLERKIQETYGWEPKIPEYNFVAYLPLDS